The following are from one region of the Corylus avellana chromosome ca1, CavTom2PMs-1.0 genome:
- the LOC132167678 gene encoding G-type lectin S-receptor-like serine/threonine-protein kinase LECRK4, producing MDSGVLAYIHSHFLALVIVLQLAAIPQAYDNVTVGLALFATDDNSTWTSQSGDFAFGFRRLPGEADQFLLAIWYAKLPEQTIVWSANRDYQAERESKVELTTTGNLVLSAPSGMELWKSNNTENPGVLHGAMLDTGNFVITNRDSSIIWDSFNEPTDTILPTQVFSVGNNLFSSMSENNYKQGKFQLRFTPINVSNGNMSYSSYNLTLNQVDVYTKNPYGAYYTSPDVSELRLDESGYLHIWNSRSHNTSNLTMSKGIVMRPDSNYYKATLDFDGIFRVYAHPKNVSTGNGRWYEIWYVPENICLSIYDSFGGGPCGYNSICKLGPLGKPDCQCAPGFSLLDVNNRYSGCKQDDVSSMHECNETGSVIAEDRFEFIEMESADWPLTAYEMLQPTTEHECKKSCLRDCYCTVAIFQDPKYTNGRGKCWKKRLPLSNGRFGNSSVERKALFKKLKLKPNRSSQHPKNPNPGGRQQNQVIVILAVLLGTSVLLNFLSLTSISLVGFCLGQGKLPNFYRTLNIRDPEINLHSFAYKDLQEATNGFKEELGRGSFGTVYKGVVMVSGYSKHVAVKRLDKLVREGEREFKTEMTVIGQTHHKNLVRLLGYCDEGEHRLLVYEFMYNGSLSSFLFGVIRPNWQPRMQIASGIARGLMYLHEECSTQIIHCDIKPQNILLDDSFTAKISDFGLAKLLMSQQTRTLTGIRGTKGYVAPEWFRNIAVTVKVDVYSFGVMLLEIICCRRCVEIEMERAAILIEWAYECYSKGEVERLVENDEEALSDLKKVEKLVTVAIWCVQDLPLLRPSMREVSNMIEGIIEVSAPPCPFLYCSMSGSDFQSS from the coding sequence atgGATTCCGGAGTACTTGCTTATATTCACAGCCATTTCCTTGCCCTTGTTATCGTCCTCCAGCTTGCTGCAATACCTCAAGCTTACGACAACGTGACTGTGGGTTTAGCTCTCTTTGCCACCGATGATAACTCCACATGGACTTCACAATCTGGTGATTTTGCTTTTGGATTCCGCCGCCTTCCTGGTGAAGCAGATCAGTTCCTCCTGGCTATCTGGTACGCTAAGCTACCTGAACAAACTATTGTTTGGTCTGCCAACAGGGATTACCAGGCGGAGAGAGAATCAAAAGTGGAGCTAACAACAACTGGAAATCTAGTTCTCAGTGCTCCAAGTGGCATGGAGTTGTGGAAGTCCAACAACACCGAGAATCCTGGAGTGTTGCATGGGGCCATGCTAGACACTGGGAACTTCGTGATTACAAACAGAGATTCAAGCATCATATGGGACAGCTTCAACGAACCAACCGACACCATCTTACCAACCCAAGTATTTAGTGTTGGGAACAACCTTTTTTCTAGCATGTCTGAAAACAATTACAAGCAGGGCAAATTTCAGCTCCGTTTCACCCCTATAAATGTGAGTAATGGAAATATGTCATATAGCTCTTACAATCTGACACTTAACCAAGTAGATGTCTACACCAAAAATCCTTACGGAGCTTACTATACCAGTCCTGACGTTTCTGAGCTAAGGTTGGACGAGTCAGGCTACCTTCACATCTGGAACTCACGAAGCCATAACACATCAAACCTTACAATGTCAAAGGGTATTGTCATGAGGCCAGACTCCAACTACTACAAGGCAACGCTTGATTTTGATGGAATCTTCAGGGTCTATGCCCACCCAAAGAATGTTAGTACTGGCAATGGCAGATGGTATGAAATCTGGTATGTTCCTGAAAACATCTGCCTAAGTATTTATGACAGTTTCGGAGGTGGCCCTTGTGGGTATAACAGCATATGTAAACTCGGCCCATTGGGTAAGCCAGATTGCCAATGCGCCCCTGGCTTTTCTCTCCTGGATGTAAACAACAGGTATAGTGGCTGCAAACAAGACGATGTCAGCTCTATGCATGAATGCAATGAGACGGGATCTGTGATTGCAGAGGATCGATTTGAGTTCATTGAAATGGAGTCTGCGGATTGGCCTTTAACTGCCTATGAAATGCTGCAGCCTACAACAGAACATGAATGCAAGAAATCTTGCTTGCGTGATTGTTACTGTACAGTTGCCATTTTTCAGGACCCAAAGTATACTAATGGCAGAGGAAAATGTTGGAAGAAGAGATTGCCGCTTTCTAATGGGAGGTTCGGCAATAGTTCCGTTGAGAGAAAAGCTCTATTcaagaaattgaaattgaaaccGAACAGATCTTCCCAGCATCCGAAGAATCCAAACCCGGGTGGAAGACAGCAGAATCAAGTAATAGTGATACTCGCAGTTCTCCTAGGTACTTCAGTACTTTTGAACTTCCTTTCTCTCACTTCTATTTCTCTGGTTGGCTTCTGTTTGGGGCAAGGAAAACTGCCAAACTTCTATAGAACCTTAAATATTAGAGATCCAGAGATAAATCTACATTCCTTTGCATACAAAGATCTTCAAGAAGCAACTAATGGATTCAAAGAAGAATTGGGTAGGGGTTCTTTTGGCACAGTTTATAAAGGGGTAGTAATGGTATCAGGTTATAGCAAACATGTTGCTGTCAAGAGGCTAGACAAGTTGGTGAGGGAAGGTGAGAGGGAATTCAAAACCGAAATGACTGTGATCGGCCAAACTCACCATAAGAATCTAGTCCGGTTACTTGGCTACTGCGACGAGGGTGAGCACAGACTTTTGGTGTACGAGTTTATGTACAACGGCTCCTTGTCGAGTTTCCTCTTTGGAGTGATAAGACCAAATTGGCAACCAAGAATGCAAATTGCATCAGGAATTGCTAGAGGACTCATGTACTTGCATGAAGAATGCAGCACACAAATCATTCATTGTGACATAAAGCCCCAAAACATACTCTTGGATGATTCTTTTACGGCCAAAATTTCTGACTTTGGACTGGCAAAGCTTTTGATGAGCCAGCAGACGCGGACTCTTACCGGCATCAGGGGCACTAAAGGGTATGTTGCACCAGAGTGGTTCAGGAATATTGCAGTCACAGTAAAAGTggatgtttatagttttgggGTCATGCTGCTGGAGATCATTTGCTGCAGGAGGTGTGTAGAAATTGAGATGGAGAGGGCTGCAATACTAATTGAATGGGCGTATGAATGTTATAGTAAAGGTGAAGTTGAAAGATTGGTGGAAAATGATGAGGAGGCTTTAAGTGATCTGAAGAAGGTGGAGAAGTTGGTGACAGTGGCAATTTGGTGTGTTCAGGATCTGCCATTATTGAGGCCTTCCATGAGGGAAGTCAGTAACATGATAGAAGGCATTATTGAGGTTTCTGCACCCCCATGTCCTTTCCTCTACTGTTCAATGTCTGGATCTGATTTTCAGTCATCCTAG